ACTTGATGTCAAAACCTCATTGGCTATCCTATGTGGTCTACAACTGTAATAATATACAAAAGTGGCGGCTGGTTCAACGAGGCCTTCCCAGAAGGTTCATTGCTATGAAGATGGATCTTCCAGCTTCTGTTCTTTCGCAGAGTATAAGCATATTCtcctatgtatatatacacgtCCGGAGTCCATTAAAGCTGTCTGGTAATTATGATTTTCTTCAGGTGTGAGGTACTCTGCTATATTTCTTAGTTATTCCAGAAGTTTCTgcattttattcaatttttgtttgttcaatCATTTTTCTGTTCATAACATAGACTAGTTTGCTGATATTGGGCAAATCTGAATCTTGCTATCTGTTTGTGTTCTGGGTATCTCTCACTCGTCCAATTGGGTCAAGTTCTTATTTGGTGAGTCTCATCACTTGAGATTCCAatattcatttcaatttcctttCTATTCCAAAATTTCATATCACAGTCGGGTTtcttgaaaaagtaaaaatctcACCAGGTAAATTGGTTGATAGATTGTTTTTATGGATACCCTTCTTGAAAGATATTCTTTCCATGGAAAGATTCAATTTTGGGCAAGGCTCAGCTTCATTCTATTCTAATCAGAATCTGGTAAATGGGTTCCATCCAAGTAAATCAAGAATCCACAAGTCCAGTTTGCCTTTCAACCAATTTGGACCACCTTAGTGATTCAAATACTTCTTTGAGCTCTGGTTCAGATGGAGATGCTATTGACATTAGTGAGTACAATCATCCTGTGATTAAGTACATAAGTGATATTCTAGAAGAAGACCTTGAGGGTAAGCCCTGCATGTTGCAGGACTGTTTGGCCCTCCAAGCTGCTGAAAAATCTTTCTATGATGTCCTTAATCAGAATGACCATCCTTCACCCAAGCAACCCCCTCTTTCTGTGCACCAAAGCTTTGAGAACTCAGATGATGATTCCCCACATAGTTGTCATAGCAGTAATGGCTCTATTGCTGTGAAGACAAACTGGGTTTTTGATCGTTCAGAAGCTTCACATGTCCAATCTTCTCTTGTTCAGTCCCTATCAGATGCTGGTTTGGTTTCAGATTCACTTTCTGAGATGCAAAGTCTTGGGCATTTTGGAGGGTTAGGGGAAGCAAGCAAGTTCCTTCCAAATGTAAAACTGGAGGGGTACCGGTTAATGCTTCCGGGTCTTGATCAGTGGCCTTCAAGTACTAACATACTGATGACAACGCCAGACAATGATGGCTACAAGTCAACAAATGGatcaaagggaaagaaaaataatcaaagGGAGGATGCTGATTATCCAGAAGAAGGCAGAAGCAACAAGCAGCCAGTTGCTTTTGCTGATGACTCGGAGCCGCAAGAAATGTTTGATGAGGTATTACTTTGTCATGGGAATCATGAGTTTGAGTCGTGTTCTCCTGATGAATCTTTGATAACTGTGGGAAGTGGGAAGTTGCAGCGCAACAAGCAAAAAGGATCTAAAACAGCGCGTTCAAAGAAACAGAATAACAACTGGGAACTAGTAGATTTGAGCACACTGTTAACTCAATGTGCACAAGCTGTGGCAAGCTATGACCAAAGAACTGCAAGTGAACTACTCAAGCAGATAAGGCAGCATTCTTCCCCCTATGGTGATGCTAACCAGAGATTAGCTCATTACTTTGCGGATGGCCTAGAGGCACGCTTGGCTGGAGCCAGAACTCCATCATACTCTTTCCTTGTTAGTATGCAGATATCAGCTGCTGAAATCTTAAAAGCTTATGAGGTATTTGTTACTTCATCCCCTTTCAAGACGGTGTCACATTTCTTGGCGAACAAAACAATTCTGAAACTAGCAGAAAAAGCAACTAGGCTTCATGTTATTGATTTTGGCATTTCTTATGGTTTCCAATGGCCCTGCTTTATCCAACATCTCTCCAAGAGACCGGGTGGACCTCCTAAGCTTCGTATCACAGCAATTGAGCTTCCCCAACCAGGTTTCCGACCTACAGAAAGGGTTGAAGAGACGGGGCGTCGCCTGAAAAAATATGCTGAGAGATTTAATGTCCCATTTGAGTACAATGTCATTGCTCAGAAGtgggaaacaatccaatttGAGGATCTTAAAATTGACAGAAATGAGGTGATTGTGGTCAATTGTATGAACCGACTAAAGCACATACCTGATGAGACAGTGATGGTGAACAGCCCAAGAGACATTGTCCTAAAGTTGATCAAGAAAATTAATCCAAACCTATTCATTCATGGGGTTGTCAATGGGACATACAATTCACCCTTCTTTGTCACACGGTTCAGAGAGGCACTCTTCCACTTCTCTGCACTGTTTGATGTGTTTGAGGCCAGTGTTCCTCGTGAAGATGAACGGCGGCTGATGTTCgaaaaatatgtatatggCAGGGACATATTGAATGTCGTAGCGTGTGAGGGACTGGAAAGAGTTGAAAGGCCTGAGACATACAAGCAGTGGCAGGTTAGGAATGTGAGGGCTGGGTTCAAGCAACTCCCAGTAGACCAAGAGcttttgaagaaaatgaagagaatTTTGAAGTTTATGGGTTATCATAATGATTTTAGGATTGATGAAGATGGCCATTGGATTCTGCAGGGATGGAAAGGAAGAACCATTTTAGCTCTTTCCTTCTGGAAAAAAGCCTAGATCACTATTAAATCTTTAGTCTATTTGCTCTTGAATTTGTCCTTTAATCTTCCTTC
Above is a window of Prunus persica cultivar Lovell unplaced genomic scaffold, Prunus_persica_NCBIv2 scaffold_35, whole genome shotgun sequence DNA encoding:
- the LOC18778130 gene encoding scarecrow-like protein 30, which translates into the protein MGSIQVNQESTSPVCLSTNLDHLSDSNTSLSSGSDGDAIDISEYNHPVIKYISDILEEDLEGKPCMLQDCLALQAAEKSFYDVLNQNDHPSPKQPPLSVHQSFENSDDDSPHSCHSSNGSIAVKTNWVFDRSEASHVQSSLVQSLSDAGLVSDSLSEMQSLGHFGGLGEASKFLPNVKLEGYRLMLPGLDQWPSSTNILMTTPDNDGYKSTNGSKGKKNNQREDADYPEEGRSNKQPVAFADDSEPQEMFDEVLLCHGNHEFESCSPDESLITVGSGKLQRNKQKGSKTARSKKQNNNWELVDLSTLLTQCAQAVASYDQRTASELLKQIRQHSSPYGDANQRLAHYFADGLEARLAGARTPSYSFLVSMQISAAEILKAYEVFVTSSPFKTVSHFLANKTILKLAEKATRLHVIDFGISYGFQWPCFIQHLSKRPGGPPKLRITAIELPQPGFRPTERVEETGRRLKKYAERFNVPFEYNVIAQKWETIQFEDLKIDRNEVIVVNCMNRLKHIPDETVMVNSPRDIVLKLIKKINPNLFIHGVVNGTYNSPFFVTRFREALFHFSALFDVFEASVPREDERRLMFEKYVYGRDILNVVACEGLERVERPETYKQWQVRNVRAGFKQLPVDQELLKKMKRILKFMGYHNDFRIDEDGHWILQGWKGRTILALSFWKKA